The Lolium rigidum isolate FL_2022 chromosome 1, APGP_CSIRO_Lrig_0.1, whole genome shotgun sequence region CTACAGTGGAAACTGATCGCAAGTATTAATTCGGCATATTCATATAGCAAACGGGCATCAATAGCACCGTGTAGAGATGCATCCTGACCATGGTTCGAAAAATTAGTGCAAATAGATATCTACATCTTGATCCAACCCTGTGCTTACAAGAGTCAATGTTTAGACTTTAGAGCAAGCCTAAACTAAAATGTATAGCCTGATCTAGCTCACACGGAAATAGACACCTAAATCTGGACTTGTTAGCACACACATGAGTGCAAATTCAGAATACCATTGCCAGCTCTTGGCAGGCCCACAACGCACTGAACCAGGAAGCAGAAGTGAGGAAACAGGGGTCCTCACCTGCCTGGCAAGCTGGCCGGTGGAAGCGATCTCGTCGCGGATGAGGTAGTCGGCGGCGCTTTGGACAAGGGCCTGGAACTGGTGGCCGGCGAGCAACAACACACCGCAGTCCCCTGGCCGCCATCTCTTCTTGCTGGTCGGCTCTCCTGTGTTCCCTTGCCGGCGGAGGGAACGAGGATGGCACATGGTGGGCGACGGATCTCCGTGGCATGCATCGTCACCGGCGCGTCCTGGTTGCCGGCGCACCCTCCCGGCGTTCAGCAGCTGCCCCAGCCACGTGCGCTACGCTGGCACGTCGATGAACGCACCGGGGCGCCCCTGCGGCGTGATTAGGCTCGAAACCTAGGGTATCCGGGTTTTTTTTGCCAACGAACGGAGGATCGACGAAGAGTCGAAGGCGTGTGGTGATTCTGGGGAGGAACGCGATGGCGAGCTCACCGGGGAAGTGCTCGTTCccggagggcgacggcggcgacgttcCCTCGTCGAGGAAAAGTAGGGTTTCGGGTTCTCTAGGAGAAAGAAGCGAGGGTGAGGTTGGAGCGTACGTGGGTTTCCTTGGGCTTGGCCCATGAGCGCTCACGGGATGGAACGACGAAAATTGAGCGCTCGACGGAACAACGAAAGTTGGTCGTAGTGAGATATTGGTagaatagggaacatgttcctcctttttaagtagtgtaggaaTCAAATTGGTTGTTAGGTTTTTAGTTGCCACGTTTACTTGACAGGTGGGCACATCTCATCAGAAAACGATTAAAATTTTAATTGCCAAAATTAATGTTTCTTATCACGACCATACCTTTTAAGTGGTATTTATATGTCAAAAGATGCGAAAGTGGTAAGTTCCTGTAGTTTTTATCATTTTCTCATATCTACCTCTGACACTTCTTTTTTGGCGGGATCAACCCCTGACACTTTTGTTTTTGAGGGCTCAACCTTTGACACATCTATTACCTTACAGAAGATTCGGTTTGTTATTTATACTTACCATGTGGATTTAATAGGATTTAGTCAAACAAAAGTACTAGGACATGCATGCATGTGAGATCCGAGATCGATCTGGAACATGGCGTGCCTGAGCAAGGATGAAGTGGAGCGTGAAGCCTCGGaaatgctaagagcatctccagtcgcgtcccccaaaccgtcccccaaaccgcgccggattgagcgtttgggggacgtgttttgctcgtgccgcgtttgggggacgtcgctccccagccgcgtcccccaaacgccgcccccaaatgaatatttgtgcaggaaaataaaggttttcattcaattttgattatatattacaaagtttgaatgaaaacggctagatttcatctaaacctaggctactgaccgcccggcggcgcgttcgacggccccgccccgtcgtcgcctcccctacgccgcagctcctcctgtgcgcgcctcctctccttgcgttcggcggtggccagacggtgccgctcccgccgatagtcctcctccgccctccccgccgggccggcaggagggagagctcgatggcgcgacgaatctccgcctcttcgcgggcacgggcgtcgtcccggagcttcttctccgacgcgaaggactcgacgagggcgcgttgctgatcggccgtctcgtccgggtgcggggcgtcgtcgtcggaccagtcgaactcgtcgtcgtcgtcgtcgtcgtcctccacctcggtctcctccgcctcggcctcctcctccattggcgcctcctcctccacatctgttggcgcctccatcatcgccgccgcatacgcgtcggccgccgccaactgctccgcccgcctcccccatagcgccgtaagcgccgactcccgccgtcgacgctcctccgccgtcgcccgctggctggagctcgatcgactcacgccgccggcgctcgatcgagtcacgccgttcacggaacagcgccgccgctcatcgcgccggcgccggcggtcgtcagcccatcgctgctccatctcctcccggtaccggcgccgtcgcgcctcttgtcccgtcgaggcgtcgaacgccgcaacggtgtcgcactgctgctccCGCCACGctcgctgccgccgcggcctcctcggcggcggacgcaggggcggagaacgccgcaagatccgccgcctgctgcgcctcacgccgccggcgggcctcctcctcgagtgcctcctcgagtgccgcacgccgcagccggctcgtcaatggaggagacggcggtggagggaagtggccatcgccggggcggttcgccattgccactggtgatggaggagacggctgtggagcgacgagggctgtgtttgttgccggcggggtgtggtggctaccattgatgagccgggagaccttttatagacgccggcgtcgggaagaaagcgcgggaacagacgagaagaggcgggaagatcgcgcgggaacgggcggtggcgtgcgaacgccggcgacgcgtggaggccgcacagcaccgacgagacgtctcgcctgcccctccgtcgccattaaggcaaagatgccgccgtgtgtcaccgcgcgcgaataacttccgtcgcgaggtaggcgacggttaggttaaaattaaccgtgccgccgacgcgtcgggcccgcgtcggttggcctcgctttcgttgtgtccggcgtccccggagcgtcccccgtgggacggggacgggctcgggcgccggacaccgaatgggggcgcgccggacgaaaaagggctttgggggacgcggctggaacgctttttttgtccggcgcgccccaaatcgctttgggggacggtttgggggacgcgactggagatgctctaacactatAAAAGTAGGCTACTTGAACCGTGCATCTGTATCAGACTGTATAGAAATCAGAGACTGCGTGTTAGCATTTGTTATTTGAATGGAGGAAAGACATGAATAGACTCGAGGCAGTTCCTCACGTGAAAACTGACTCTCTTGTCGTTGGTCAATACTACACAGATTCCAAGTGGAGATCTTCCAACTTTATTATTTGTATCTTTCAATTGATTCCCACTTTGTATTCAATGGACAACTTGCCTCTTAGCTGTTGATCCGAACTACACTTGAGCAATCAATGCATAGTTGTGGAACGTGGAAGTGAGCATAACGTGTTACTATAAAACGCGTCGTAGTGGGAATCTTCTAAGAAATTATACTGTATAAATGAAATGGTATAATACACGTGAAATATGAATTGCCTATAGAAGTATGTAAGATTTAATTAGTTAAAATAGTCAGGATGCTAAATTTAATTTACATTATATTTTTGTACATGTGATGGCTATGAATTAGCTATGTGGACAATTGAATAAGAAAATCGGTAAGATGGATAGCTTGCATGCAAATATACATCAATAATGAATATTAGTATGGATGATATGGACATTTGATTAACTAATAAAATAGATGATGTGGATAGGttgcatgtagagatagactAACATTAATTGCAATTATTTAAGTTTTGCTTGTAAGAAATATAGATTAATTATAAGAGAGATCATAGTGTTATCACAGTTAAATATCACTATTcttcaaataaataaatataagaAACTATGATATTACTACAagatcggaaattcaatttggctacagaaaaacatatttcgaagtgtcgaaaaatttagataaaatattctacatgtacatctcgataatatacgtgcgttcatcaagtttcacgaaaaaaccaatactttttgtggtctatgtaagaaaaaattatcttgtgaaaagcattatttttagaactgaatttatcttttttaccatGTCACACGATAAGTCATTTTTTTATGAAACGGCTTTGTGAGCACAATTTTTTTATGAAATGGCTTTGTACGTGCTAATTTTCTGTTTCAGTTTTTTCTATTAGCATCATACTattatatgatactacccactatgactAGTTAAACCtataattattttgcttattttcTGCATCTTTATAGGGAACTTTCTGTATGAAAATACCAAATAgaacatgggtgcgcgcgcacccagttatgaaaattttaaaataacgttttttcaaagtttcagaaaaattgaaataaatttttgcatttacatattatgttgatacttactcgtgtaagtTTTTACGGAAAAAAATACGATTATATGTGACCTACAAAAAAATGAGAAAATGGAAATTCATATTCATCTAAATAGTACAAATTCAAACATTATAATCTCCAAACGCAATGTTCCCAACAGAGTAATGACGTTGATGACACCATCATCGTCAATTTTTACCTAGGTTTATTAAATTTGCTTGTATAGATGAACATAGTGCTGAATTGTGTGATTACAAAAATATGCCAAATGCTCAATTCGTTGCAAAACCAATCACATCACCTTTTTTTGAAAAAGGGCCTCCGGGCCCCAATTTCATTACTGAAATTGAGATACATCaggttttgctcttgttacaagaCAAGAAACCACAGTAAAGCTGGCTAAAGCCCCAGACTATACAACAAAAATAACGTCCAGAACCTACTGAGAAGACCAGACCAACAAAAGTAAAACAACATCTTTTGGATAACCTCGGAAATTCACCCCTCATAACTCAGTCTCTACTCCCGTGAACTTCACTCGCGATAAAAAGCCAAAACGCATCTACAGGTTTTGTTACAGGCGAGATGGAAGCTCATAATAAGAAGTCGCTAGTCCAGTGTGTTGCCGAGCCTCAAGATGTCAAGGCCCCAACAATGATGACGACTACACACTTCTTGAGCAACCTTCGCCATTTTACTGGCTCCTCGCTGCAACACCTTGCCTCCCATTCATTCAAGaattgacacaaataaaatatcacattAGTCGAATCACCGGGCCAAATACCTTGAAAATATGATCTATTTCGTGGTTTCCAAATAGACCAAAACAAAGCACTTGCACGAATTAAAAGTAACTACATATTCCTACCAGAAGAAGTAGAAAACCAGCTTTGATATAATTCATCAAACAAAGCATGCTTTGAATATATTCCCAAAGACGCACATGAAACATTCCACATAGACCTAGCTAGAGTACATGAAAACATCACATGTTCTAGGGTTTCTTTCGCCCCACAAAAATCACATAATTCAGTTCTCTTCCAACCCTTTTTCTTTAAATTATCTCTAGTTAACACCCTATTTTTAACAACTAACCAATAGAAAACTTTGATTCTCAAAGGAATCTTCAGAGACCATAAGAATTTATAAGAAAAATGCACCCTACTTGCCATAAGATGCATATACAAGGATTTAACGGTGAAATCACCAGATTTAGTTAACAACCACTTAATTTTATCAGGGGAATCTTTTAACTGTACATTAGCACATAAGTTTTTCAACTCCTCACACAAATCTAGAGTTTCTTCTCTAAGGAAGCGCCTAAATTTCAAGCAAGACCATCCTTTtgtaaaaataatataaaccATAATATGCTGACTAAAATTAGATTGTAAAGCCTCGGGAACTTCAAATACAAAGGCTtatgggatattcactttggctcataggagtatTTGCTCCCGttgtgtgaatctacatttcgaagtgtcaaaaagttctaaaataaaattttccatgtacatctacacattttatgttcgtacacaagttttcaaaaaaaactaaaaaatatgtGACTCctttaaaaaagacaaattttgatgctataagacGATTACGTAAAGACATTTTTTTAatgttttttgtacacgccacataaaatgttgtttctccacgaaaacttgtgcactaacatagaatgtgacGATGTACACAAAAAAAATTGTGTcagaatttttttaatatttttaaattgTTTGTTAagtattttgtataatgggaatatttgctcctatgagccaaaacgccacctccaagGCTTATGGCCTATCCAATTATCCTCCCAAAAACACATTTTGCAGCCATCACCTAAAATCCTCTCACAACAACTATAAAATACATCCTTGACAGAAATAATATCAGCCCAAAAATGAGAATGGGCAGCAGATGGTCGACATTGGGTCAAAGTCTTTTTCTTTAGATACTTTGCCCTCATCATCTCCTGCCACACACCATCTTCATTTTCCAATTTTCATAACCATTTACATAGCAAAATGATATTTCTTACTTGAATATTAGTAATCCTAGCCAACCAAGCTCCTTTGGTCGGCATACATCCACCCAACGCACTAGATAATATTTTCTAACCCCATGTTTTTCCTGCCATAATAACCTGGCCCGGAAAAAAATCACATCTCTTCACAACCCTTTAGGTACTTTTAAAAAAGACATCATAAAACTAGACACGTTACTTAAACATGTCTCCACTAAATTCAATCTACTACCAATAGACACAAGATTTCCTTTCCAAGAGATAGCTTTCTTTTCAACTTTATCTTCATAATCCTTCCAGTCACTATTAGCTAACTTTTTATAGTGCATTGGCACCCCAAGATATTTAAAAGGGAAGGTACCATTTTTGCAAGTAAAAATAGCAGCATATGCTTCATGTTTCTCTATGGCTCCACCAAAGCAATTAATTTCACGTTTATGGAAatcgattttcaaaccaaacaactgCTCAAAAATACATAAACTAAATTTAAGCTTTCTAGCCCCTTCTAAATAGTCTTCTAACAAAAAGATTGTATCATCTTCATACTGTATAACAGCTAAACCATTTTCCAGCAAGTCACTTGCTAAACTCCTCACTAAACCATGATCTTCAGCTCTTTGAACCAGAACTGACAAGGCATCTGCTGTTGTTCTATTAAAAAGTAAAGGAGAAAAATGTCACCTTGCCGCAAGCCCTTTTTAGTTTGAAAACAGGGTCCTAATTTATCATTAACCATAATACAAACATTACCTCCTTGTACCACTTCTCTAGTCCATCTAATAAATTCTTTTAGGAAACCTTCCATTTTTAACACCGAAAACATACATTCCCAATTGATTTTATCGTAAGCTTTCTTGAAATCAATTTTAATTAACAATCTAGATTGCTTTTTTCTAGCAACATGGTGCATTGTTTCATGCATCAACACTACATTATGAAAAATGTACCAGCCTTTATAAAAACATACTGAACTATAGAAATAATTTTATCAGCAACTACCATGGCTCTATTACTAATAACCTTAGTGAAAACTTTAAAGATAACATTTGACAAGCATATGGGGCGGTACATTTGAATTATGTCTGCACATTGGCCTTTAGGAAGCAAGGTTATAATGCCATAATTAAATCTTTTTAGGTCTAGTTTACCATCAAAGAAATCTTGGAAAAGCTTAAGCAAATCAACATTGATCCAAAACTTTTGAAGAAATTATGCCGGTAACCCATCCGGGCCTGatgctttattatgttccatattAAACACTGCTATTTTAATTTTGTTCCAAAGTAAAAGGTTCATTTAACTTCTGTCTATTTACAACAGATaagcattcaggtaaaacttcatATCGACATAGTTATCGGCATAAGATCAACGTACCAAACATACATTTGTAAAATTTTGTTGCATAATTCAAAATTTCTTCATCTCCAGAAATTATACCTTCATCTTGTAttaatctaaaaaaaaaattctacgcTTACGACCACTAGCCTTAAGCATGAAATATTTTGTATTACAGTCTCCTTCAAGCAAGTCATTTTCTAAGATCATAATTAGATAGACCCATGAACTCGCTCCTTTTATCTATAACATCAATTTGACTAGATAAAGTAAGCCTAtcctttttattttttccttttatgTTTAAATTCTAGCCTTTTAAAAAGCGCCTAATATTAACAAAGAAattatgccaaaaatctatattaCTTCTACCTTTTTTATTTTCTCGCCAAATCATTGGAATCAAGTCAAAAATTGCCGGCCTTTGAAACCAACATAATTCAAATCGAAATATTTTATGTACCTCAGGAACCTTAACCCTGTATCTAAATTTAGTGTAGCATGATCAGATACTCCCCGAACCAGAGTCCTGACAGTAAATAAAGGGTACTATAACTCCCAAGACGTGAAACTAAAACTCTATCTAACTGAACAAAAAGGGGGATCCAGCTGGTTATTAAACCAAGTAAAATTTCTGCCAGTGATACAAATTTCTTTTAAACCCCAATGTTCTATGATTGCATTGATCGAATAACTCAGACCATCTAgatctatttttgtttttatttctttCACTATCTCTTCTAATCAAATTAAAGTCTCCTCCCAACAGAATAGGGTGATCATTAACACCTAATATCTGAACAAGATTAACCAGGAAATCAACTTTATATTTATCATGCGCTGCTCCATAGATATTAACCAAATTCCACTTGAAATTAATTATTTTATCTATAATCAGAATTCTAGTAAAAAAATCTGCCTATGGAACATCGCCCTACTTCATATCTTTCCTCGTTTACACGCATGAACATTCCCCCCGAAGCCCCAATCGATGGAGCCCAGAGCCAAATAAAAATCTTATTACCACTTAAACTATTCAACCATACATCAGTAAAAGATTCTTTTTGTCTCTTGAATACAAATAAAATCTAAATTATGACCATGAGTTGCATTAATTATAAGCCTTTTCAtattattttttttgaaacaagaaaCCCTTTTCATATGATCTTCCCCTAAACCTCTACCATTCCAGAAAGTTAAAGCTCCTCTTCATCACATCACCATAGATACCGCGGATTCCTTTGAAGTAAGCCCTGCTCAATTTATTTGGACAAAACTTAGTGAGTAAATGTGTATCTGGCAACTATTTCCTATCTTACCCATGTTATATAGTAACAGAAATTTACAATCATAAGGTTGTATTTATTTGCAAGTTAGTTTCTACTGAATTTGCGAAATTAGACTACCAAGTCTGCTATTTGCTCTAAATATGCAATAACTTCTTATCCTCGAGAAGTTAATGTCCAAGAAAATATGTAAACTATGCATCCAGAATAGATCTCAAGATGATTAGAAAATACTAGTTTGTCCTGTTTGTACTGCTAACCATGCATCATATATTTGATTGTACTGACCTTTGATGCCTTCGGTACTGATTTTAGCTGCTTAAACTCATCTACCCACGGATTGAGGCAGTCAGTTTTCTACCAGCGAATCACCAATGGCCAGCATTGTAAACTCATAGTTGACAGACATATAGCATGTGCATACCTATCAACCTCCCACGCACTTCAAGTATCTCACAGAAGATTCCGTTTGTTACTCAGAATTACCATTTGGAAACTTGGAGTTAGTAGGATTTAGTCAAACAAGAGTAGTAGCACATGAATCCATGTGAGACCGATCTGGAAGATGGCGTGCCTGAGCAACggtaaaaaaaaaattggagCGTGAATCTCGTAAGGCCATCAACGCTATAAAAGTGGCCGGGTGGTAGAGACACCGTTATTGCAGCTATGGCCAAGAGCAAAGCGTTCCTTGGGCTGCTacagctgctgctcctgctcctgccgcCTTCCCTCCGCGACTACCTGTGGGCGGCGCCGAGCGAGCATGGAGCGCGGCAGCAGCTCAAGGTCTACCACCCCATActtctccaagccggcttcagctGCTCCAGCATGGAGGCGCGCCTCACCGACGCCTACACTCCGTCGCTACCGCGCTGCGGCGAGCTCAAGGGGAAGGGATGGTTCCCGCTATGGAACATGACAGCGGACCTGGTCGACCATGACTATGTGCCGTGCTTCAAGGAGCAGATGAGCCTTGTTTTCGACCCGGCCATCAACGACTACGTGAACCAGCCCGGCGTCGAGACTCGCGTAACGAACTTCGGCTCCACGTATGGATTCGCCTGGAAGGACGACAGGTAATATAAGTTTCTAGCAAGTCATGGTCTTAGTATTCGTGCCAGTAACGTTGCTTTGCTGCTACCTGGATCTTGCCAGTTTAGAGAAGACATTTGTGTACATACGTAGATGTGAAGGCACTTGACCTTTTATCTATTCCCAGTTTCCCATGCCACAAAGCACACCCACTGAGACAGCATTTTTTTTCTCTTGTATCTCTAATTCATCCATGCCTCATATGAACTTATTTCCCCCTCCACCATGCTTAGGAGCACAGCTAGAAGCTTAAGCTAGTACCACCTCCGTTTCTGATAACAAGGCCTATAACTTTTTTTCAAAAGTCAAATAATGTAGACTTTGACCAAGTTTCTAGAGAAATTACCAAAAATATATAATATAAGGTGTATATGTATCATCTGAAAACTTTATGATATTTATTTTATATATTGTAGATGATAATgctattttctaaaaaaaaaaacttgaaggAAGTTTACATAGTTTCACTTCTTAGAAAAACATATATCGTTGTGCAAGTAATAGGTGTACAACGATGGAATGATAAATTTCTAGGGAAAACGGTATTCCTCTTACATCCATCTCTTGTATTGCGATGTTCGTGTGCACATCTGGCCACATTTTGTTTCAGACTCTTATAATTTCAAGTAGTATAGAACTGATAGCAGTATTACTGAATCTACATTTTGCATTTTATGGTTGAAATTGTTAATCTATATTTTAGCAGGACTCAATAGGTTGTAATTGTAAATATCTTTCTATAGTGGCGCTATCATACTCAGTTTCCTACACAAAAATATTTTCACAGCCCCACTAGTTCCACTCCCTGCTTGTACTTCCAGCCTCTTATTTCAATATATACTACCATGTTTGAATATTGATTAAAATTCTCTCTAGCTGCCCATTATGTTGTAACGTGAAGCTCCGCAATGAACTGGAAGCACTTGGATATCGAGATGGAGATACCCTTTTCGGAGCTCCTTATGATATACGGCATGCTCCACCACGGCCTGGCCAGCCTTCCAAGGTGTACACGGATTACTTTGCTCGTGTCAAGGATCTGGTACAACACGCAAGTGAGAAGAATGGAAACAAGACGGTTATCTTGATCGGGCATAGCTTTGGCGCTAGGCTCCTGCTTGACTTCCTAAATTCAACTCCCCTTCCATGGAGGAAACAATTCATCAAGCACCTGGTTCTACTCTCGCCAACACCTACTATAGGCTTCATGCAGCCTCTCACGAACCTTGCCTGGGGACCAACCTGCATTGTTATGGAGAATGTTCCGCGCCTTACTTTACGGCCGATGTGGTGGTCATTCCCAAGTTCCCTTCTATCTCAGCCATCCCCAGCGGTGTTTGGCCACGACCCGCTCATAATCACCAAAGACAGGAACTACTCTGCATATGATTATCAAGATTTCCTTCCGGCACTCGGTTTCAGTATGAATGGAGTGTTGCCCTTTAATAAATGGTTGGATAAGAGAGTTGAGGCACCAATGGTGCCAACGACATACCTCAGTGGTTTTGGGATTGAAACGACGAAGCAGGTGGTATTCTGGGATGACAACTTCAATGCCGAGCCAGAAAATGtatatggcgatggagatggggtTGTCAATTGGAATAGTGTGTTGGTATTCGCCAAGGAACTCAAAAGGCAGCATTCAGCGGAGAATGTACTCTTTAAATTCATCAAGATTCCTAATGTTTCACATAGTTATATTTCTATTCAAGAGGATTCGCTCAAGATTGTTATGGCTGAACTTTTAGAAATTTTCGAAGCCAAATCTTGAAGACTCTTGTGTTATCTATGCGTTGTCATCGACAGTAAAAGATTTGAATGGTTTTTGTATGACAAATCTTATATGGTTATATTTGTAGTAGTGCTATTAATAAAATTTACTATTCATAATATCACGATCATCCAAGAGTACTTTGTGTGCATTattttgtttattttattttgtaataTGTTTACTTAATGGTTTGGCATTTAGAAggacaaataaataaataaaatatttattttattatACGTCACTTAATAACTAATATCCAGTACACCTAAGGAGCAAAatattattcttttttttttgcgaaacagcaAAATATTATTCTGCACCTAGTCCCCACTCTGCGCTAGGCGCGTCAGCCAACGTGCGTGTCCGTGCCACGCTTCCCGCCCACACGCCAGGCGAAGTTCCTTGCTAATCCGTGCCTGCGCTAGTTTCTGTCTGGAGACTTTTCTAAACCGTGTGATTCTCTACGTGTAATAACATATGATTCCTTGCAGGCGACGTAAGAAAACAAACCTAACCAATCCATATCTGATGTTAATCGTTGATTGATTAGAAAGCATCGAGATGTTACAAAAATGAGCCTGCCTAGGGAAGTCTACTAACGAGCACAAAGAACACGGGCCACTAATTCATTTTGTACTCCATCGAGAGAAATGTTGGTCCAACCACTCATGTAACGAATTTTACAGGCGATGTAGAAACTTTGATAAAAGGCAGAAATGCAAAACAGATCTCGAGCTCATCTACTCCTGTTACTGATCATGACCCTCTGTATGTTTCAAGTCAAGATGTGTGCACATCTGTGTATACAATGGTGTATATGTGATGTATATTAGCTCTTTGATATGTATCTTTTAATTGCACAACAGCTGGGAGTGTCTTATAGGAAAAGAACTGAAGATCAATATGCAATGACAGATTAGTTGGTACTGCAACTTTGCTATCATCCATATGGACAAGCCATGAGTTATTCGTAATTCATCACAGTTTGGGCAGCATCTAGATCAACAAAAAGAGAAGTATACTATTTTTTCATCCTCACGCTTCCTAGGCCTGCCAAACTAATTACTAGAAAATGCTGCTCAGCTCATGAGGACCATAAAGATAGTAGAAATATCTGAAAATTAATGAAATCTTACTTGTCCAGCAGTATGAGAAATTGCAGAGACTACACAAGATCTGGTCGGTCTTCATGAATGAACATATGGCGCATACCCCTATATATCAGTATCCATGTCATCTTTTCAGTGTATCAAATTTGTTGTACATAACTGAATTATTTCCATAGAGATATTTGGCAAAAAGCAACGTGAAAGGGTAACAGGCAAAGGAGTGTATAAAGAGAGAAGCataatagaaaaaatatatataactAAAGGGAGCACATATAAGATAAGAAGGTTATGCTAGACATAACTAAGAGGTATTTGCAGCTAGCTATCCACGTGTGCAAGGACCATATAATAACTGATGTGTAGAGCTTAAACTTAAATAtatgaaaaataataaaattacaaAAAAAGACTAATTAGCACAATGGTATTCGGGCAGGCTCTTTTATTCCTATGTACACTTCCAAATACAAGCAACAACAG contains the following coding sequences:
- the LOC124663574 gene encoding lecithin-cholesterol acyltransferase-like 1, translating into MAKSKAFLGLLQLLLLLLPPSLRDYLWAAPSEHGARQQLKVYHPILLQAGFSCSSMEARLTDAYTPSLPRCGELKGKGWFPLWNMTADLVDHDYVPCFKEQMSLVFDPAINDYVNQPGVETRVTNFGSTYGFAWKDDSCPLCCNVKLRNELEALGYRDGDTLFGAPYDIRHAPPRPGQPSKVYTDYFARVKDLVQHASEKNGNKTVILIGHSFGARLLLDFLNSTPLPWRKQFIKHLVLLSPTPTIGFMQPLTNLAWGPTCIVMENVPRLTLRPMWWSFPSSLLSQPSPAVFGHDPLIITKDRNYSAYDYQDFLPALGFSMNGVLPFNKWLDKRVEAPMVPTTYLSGFGIETTKQVVFWDDNFNAEPENVYGDGDGVVNWNSVLVFAKELKRQHSAENVLFKFIKIPNVSHSYISIQEDSLKIVMAELLEIFEAKS